From one Oceanispirochaeta sp. M1 genomic stretch:
- a CDS encoding type II secretion system protein GspD yields the protein MPELVISGRLPGSPDPLLKEISDRMMESEEPGPLVSGSYFDTDIRAILMELSAKTGIKLIPDQSVQGMLTLSFAEMRLEEVLDMILYSGGWAYKEENGYYLIGSADPNNPASARLMVTESIITNSAAGDVRKGLPAMYQPFVSIPDSAGHRITINAPETILWKIKQAVSAVDVAKKLIAVNVVVAEVTITEGMAVGLDWGEPILSIDSAAGIEAQTGARALMTGFIGADLSIALLAMGKSGSVDIRANPKIVVLDGESAVVEIVTNQYMPIIDSSDNLSSTDVKVISSGISLTVLPRITRDGEILLQVEPIVSDQSGIAGINGLPVINTRRTSTIVKLRSKETFMLGGLIEERRQTSVRNGSYSKDNIRKELIIFLTPEIL from the coding sequence GTGCCGGAGCTCGTAATCTCCGGGCGCCTGCCCGGCAGCCCGGATCCGCTGCTTAAAGAAATTAGTGACAGGATGATGGAGTCAGAAGAGCCCGGTCCGCTTGTCAGCGGCAGTTATTTTGACACCGATATAAGAGCTATACTGATGGAACTGTCGGCGAAAACCGGGATAAAACTTATTCCCGATCAAAGCGTGCAGGGAATGTTGACTCTGTCATTTGCCGAGATGAGGCTTGAAGAGGTTCTTGACATGATCCTCTATTCAGGCGGATGGGCCTATAAGGAAGAAAACGGATACTATCTGATAGGAAGTGCTGATCCGAACAATCCCGCATCAGCAAGACTGATGGTTACCGAGAGCATTATCACAAACAGCGCCGCTGGTGATGTCAGAAAGGGGCTTCCGGCGATGTATCAGCCCTTTGTTTCCATCCCGGATTCAGCTGGACACCGCATTACAATCAATGCCCCGGAGACAATCCTGTGGAAGATAAAGCAGGCAGTAAGCGCGGTGGATGTAGCAAAGAAGCTTATAGCGGTCAATGTTGTTGTTGCGGAGGTTACCATCACCGAAGGAATGGCCGTCGGCCTTGACTGGGGAGAGCCTATTCTTTCTATAGATTCAGCAGCCGGCATTGAAGCGCAGACGGGCGCGCGCGCCCTGATGACAGGCTTTATCGGAGCAGATCTCTCCATCGCCCTTCTGGCAATGGGGAAATCAGGCAGTGTTGATATCCGCGCAAATCCGAAGATCGTAGTGCTTGACGGAGAGTCGGCAGTTGTAGAAATTGTCACAAACCAATATATGCCGATTATCGACAGCAGCGACAACCTCTCATCGACTGATGTAAAGGTAATCAGTTCAGGTATCAGCCTAACGGTTCTGCCGCGGATTACCAGAGACGGCGAAATACTGCTTCAGGTAGAGCCGATTGTAAGTGATCAGAGCGGTATCGCCGGTATCAACGGGCTGCCTGTTATTAACACCAGGCGCACAAGTACCATAGTAAAACTTAGATCAAAGGAAACCTTCATGCTTGGTGGTCTTATCGAGGAACGCCGGCAGACGAGCGTGCGTAATGGGAGCTACAGTAAGGACAACATCAGAAAGGAACTGATAATATTCCTGACTCCGGAAATTCTGTGA
- a CDS encoding helix-turn-helix domain-containing protein, whose product MNALEKCGGNRKAAAELLDIGEATLYRKIKKYFL is encoded by the coding sequence ATGAATGCTCTTGAAAAATGCGGAGGGAACCGAAAGGCTGCGGCCGAGCTCCTCGATATCGGAGAAGCGACCCTCTATCGGAAGATTAAGAAATATTTTTTGTAA